In a genomic window of Erigeron canadensis isolate Cc75 chromosome 5, C_canadensis_v1, whole genome shotgun sequence:
- the LOC122602127 gene encoding small ubiquitin-related modifier 2-like, whose protein sequence is MSGVTRNNEEDKKPVQGAFINLKVQGQYKNEVFFRIKRSTKLKKLMNAYCENQSVVLNTFAFLYDGRLIGAEQTPDELEMEDGDEIDAMLHQLGAGAGFFWI, encoded by the exons ATGTCGGGAGTTACCAGAAACAACGAAGAAGATAAGAAACCTGTTCAAGGCGCTTTTATCAATCTCAAAGTTCAAGGACAG TACAAAAATGAAGTGTTCTTTAGGATCAAGCGAAGCACTAAGCTTAAGAAGCTGATGAATGCGTACTGTGAAAATCAATCAGTTGTGCTTAACACCTTTGCTTTCCTGTATGATGGCCGGCTTATTGGAGCAGAGCAGACGCCCGATGAG TTGGAGATGGAAGATGGGGATGAAATCGATGCTATGTTGCACCAACTAGGAGCTGGTGCTGGTTTCTTCTGgatttaa